A segment of the Aptenodytes patagonicus chromosome 3, bAptPat1.pri.cur, whole genome shotgun sequence genome:
ACGCAACAAACTTAGTGCCTGACTGTCCTAGATGCTGAGCACCCTCAGCTCCCGACAGGCCCCTCAGTCTAAACCAAAGCATAATCCTGACAATAACTTAGTGGTCAAAGTCTTAGGAATTTAAAGAGCCTGtcacttttttgctttctttgcttttttcagtaTATCACACTTTTTTCTGTTAGGACGCCGGCATCTTTCATCAATGCTCGGTATACATTCATAATGCCATACTTCTTCCATTTTCTCCACAGGGTAAACTGCCTCCACGTAATGACGGATCAGTCTCAGTCTGATAGGATCGAGCTGTTTTTTGTTACAAGCACCTGAATGGTTGTATTGCAGTCTGAGATTCTCCGGAGTGAAGAGTTCGGGAAAGAGTCTTACGAGAAGTCTGGCAGCAAAGTTGCCGACTGACAGGCTCTGCTGCACTATCTCTCTTACCTCTTTATCAGACAGCAAATACAGAGAAGGCACAGGGAAGTCTGGATTAGGAACGACGAGTTCATCGAGTGGTATCTTGCAAAAAtccttgctgcttctttctggTGGCAGTGGCGGCCCTTCAAATTCTTCTCGAAACCTCTCGGGGTTTATTGCATAGCTGAGAAATTCCCTCCTGTCGGGCCCTGGCACGTGGATTTTCCGTTGCTGTTGGTACGTGCGCCTTTGCTCCGTGTCTCTTCGTCGACACCTCTCGTCAAGCTTCCCAACAAACTCCAATGTCCACACTCTGTCATTCTTCGCTCTGGGGTACAGTATCTGCACATAATGTCGAATTAATTTAATTCTAGTGGGGTCGAGCTGTTTCTTGCCTAAAGATCCACTACAGTTGTATTGCTTCCGTAAGTTTTCATGAGTAAACAGTTCAGGAAATAAGAGAACAAGCAATCGAGAGGCAAAGTTGCCTATGGAAAGACTGCTTTCATATATGcttttaatctgttctttgttCAACAGGTAATCCGGGACAGGGACATCAAAATCGGGAGGGGGGAAGTCAAGTTTGTCAAAGTCTATGGGTACAAGCCAAATTTTTTTTGAGCGTCTGCCAGGTTTTTCATATTCAAAACTGTCTTCCACTTTTATGATTGATACATCATCTGGTAAACTAGAAGAATCGTAACAGTCATCTCTCATCTGATCACATTCACTTCCATCCATATATGTATTTTCAAGCTCATCGTTTATTCGCTGAACACACTGCTGCAACCAGGCTTCTTCTTCTTGCACATCTGGGAAGTAAATTTCAGTGTACCTACGGATTATTTGAAGCCGATGAGGATCCAGCAATTGTTTTCCAGAGTCTCCAAAGCAGCTGTACCTTTCAGCTAATTTTCTGTGGTCGAAGAGTTCCGGAAACAATCTGtgtaacaaaaaaacagaaaattcccCTGGAGAAGAAGCTTCATCTAAAAATTCATTGAGATCCTGAGCATCCAGCATGTAATCTGAGGCAATGGCGTTACTCCTGTCCAAGGACAAAGCTTCCTCCTGCTCTTTATCCTCCATAAAATGAGAGGATTCGACCTGCTCAGTCTCATAAAAACTGGACGATTGCACATTCTGCTGActgttttccatttccctttgAGCCCAAAATCTATTGAAAAAATCATTGACTTGAGGCAAACACTCCACCTGCCACACAGCTGTATTCTTCACAGAAGGATAACAAACTTCCACATAGTTACGGATAAGCTGCAGATGAAGAGATTCAAGTTTCCTTTTGTTAAGAAAGCCGCATGCACTGCAGCTTCTGCTGAACTCATCGTCGCTGAAGAGCTCTGGGAAGAGCTGCACTAGCAACCGGCAAGCTAGGTCTCCGCCTGACGTGCTTTGATCCATGATTTGTTTGAGCTCCGCAGAAGTCAGCTGGTACTCCGGGGGAGGCTTGAAGTCTGCAACGGACTCTGCTGGACTGACTTGCTTTTTAATTCTGCTAACCTCCAGAGACAACAGGTCAACTTTACTGTGAAGCTGAGTCATATTGGTATTGAGGGTGTTAAGCGtgtaaaacattttctgtatcaaagaataaatatttggGTCTGAATCTGCGGTGGCCGCTGTTACGGCAATGGCTGCAGCCGAGTCCCTTTTGCGTTGGTCGTTCAAAGTCCGAAGATGCGAGGGACTGCTGGGGTTGATTTTTTCAAACAACTCATAAGAAGCAAACTGCTCTGCTCCTGGTGGGTTCTTCTTCTCCGTGATTTTGTGTGAGATGCCATAGAGAGGTTTTTTATAAGATGGAGTGGTTATGTCACTGAAGGATTCTTCTTCACAGAGCCACGTTACGTTAGGATTCTTGTTCTTGTTTGGCTGCTCTGCATTTACCTGAGTGGGTGAGCCAGTATCTCTGTTCTTCATGTTTGAAAGGGGGCCCTTTGAATGAATAAATATTGTATTAGTAAGACTGCCTTAAAAATATTAGCTGTAAGTATGTGCCCCTTAAGCAGGCATTGTTACATAAATATGCAAAGTCAAATTTTCTCCAGAGGACTTAGTTGTGTTAAATGCATCAAAATTAATAAATTcactaggaaaaataaaaatacagtaaagtattatttaggtttttattttttttttgttttggctcaTTGCTTTCTCCATGGAATAGAAATGCAATAATAATCCTTAGTACTCTTTACCCAGAGAGCTCTAAAAACTCTCCCAAATTAAGTATCATTATGCTTCACCTTGCATATGAGGATCTATGGGCTGTAAAGAATTTGGGTGGCAACAAGTCAGCAACAGAGCCAAGAATAGAATCTAGATTTTCTGACTCCTAGTCCTGTGACCTTGCCACTGCCTCCAGCAACTGCATTTAACGTTCCAGCACTCTCTTTAGGTTGGCTTTTCAAAATACCACAAAGGCTATACGACACCAAAATTATGCttattctcttctttctgatgtgaaaggggttttttttatctttataatGGTGTACAACTCCTAAACAAGTTCTAAGAatgactgtaattttaaaaaagtattccatttaaacaataaaaacttaaaatcaaagtgaaaagtACCTTGGtattgcctttttaaaaagggaagcctaagatttctttatttctgaaaggCAGGGAAGTTTAGACTTACAAGTTTctaattttctaaattatttatataaaaaccaGTAATGAGCTCTTAAGGAATTAATGTTCTCAATAATTTCTAGCTCTTCCTCATTGCTTGAAATTGGAAGCAAGCATTTTCATCAACTCACAGCAAATATGCAGGGCTtgggtgggttggggtttttttgcaaacacGTGGATATTGCAAATAATTCTTAGGAAGTTAAGTAGATCAACAGAATCAAAATCCAACATACAGAAttcaaacataagaaaacactcaCAGATTTTAGAGAAGACTGTACTGAAACATTTTGCTTGGCTTGTTCCACAGAACATTAATTAGATAAAAAACACAGAATTTGCATTCAAGTATTAAAACAAATGGAACACAGACTTGAGGTCTGAGCTGAGAGCCAAAAGCAATTTGAAATTCTAGTGAAGACCCCGCTATGTCCTACAGTGAGGAACGTGAATTAAGGTTTCTTCCTGAAAGAACAGACACGTAACACTCATGAAATAAATCTGGTCCCTATGTGTACTCACACACGGCATCTGCTTACTGCAGTGATAAATtgaatctaattattttttaatttctaatgcaATGTATACTCAAAAGAGGCTCAGAAAGAACAAGCTGGTTTCCACTCCAACTTTAGAAACCAGCAGACTCGATTAAATTGAAGCTGTGTTTCCAAGTTCTGCTCTCATTGACATCATACAACCCTGCACATGAAACCTCATGTTTTCACATCCAAAGCTGTGTGGATGAACAGATGATAAAATGAAAGCATAACGCAAAGGCAATATATTTCACAGTGCGCAGAATCCCTAGCTATGGTGGTGCCTAGGACACCTGACTTCCAGGTCCCATTTAGAAGTCTGTCCCTCCAGTCCCACTCATATTAAAGCACATTTGCTATGAGGACAGCGAGGAACCAGAGTCCTGCAACACCACCAGCTATTAAAGGGTGACTTTTACTCCAGCAAGTGGTATGATACACCCTAGCTAAATCAGCTCTGTGTGACTTGTAAAATATCAGAACACAAAAGACTGAGATCCACATTGCTCCCACCTAACTGTAGGCTCCTATGCTGGGACTGAAGTCGTCATACCTCACCTATACTTGTCAGTGGAGAAACAGAGGTATTTCCAGATGGTAATAGAGCTCTCCCAAATAGACATCACCTGAAAGCAGGTCATGAAAATCTCCAGACAATAAATGTAGTTCTGC
Coding sequences within it:
- the BEND3 gene encoding BEN domain-containing protein 3 isoform X4; this encodes MKNRDTGSPTQVNAEQPNKNKNPNVTWLCEEESFSDITTPSYKKPLYGISHKITEKKNPPGAEQFASYELFEKINPSSPSHLRTLNDQRKRDSAAAIAVTAATADSDPNIYSLIQKMFYTLNTLNTNMTQLHSKVDLLSLEVSRIKKQVSPAESVADFKPPPEYQLTSAELKQIMDQSTSGGDLACRLLVQLFPELFSDDEFSRSCSACGFLNKRKLESLHLQLIRNYVEVCYPSVKNTAVWQVECLPQVNDFFNRFWAQREMENSQQNVQSSSFYETEQVESSHFMEDKEQEEALSLDRSNAIASDYMLDAQDLNEFLDEASSPGEFSVFLLHRLFPELFDHRKLAERYSCFGDSGKQLLDPHRLQIIRRYTEIYFPDVQEEEAWLQQCVQRINDELENTYMDGSECDQMRDDCYDSSSLPDDVSIIKVEDSFEYEKPGRRSKKIWLVPIDFDKLDFPPPDFDVPVPDYLLNKEQIKSIYESSLSIGNFASRLLVLLFPELFTHENLRKQYNCSGSLGKKQLDPTRIKLIRHYVQILYPRAKNDRVWTLEFVGKLDERCRRRDTEQRRTYQQQRKIHVPGPDRREFLSYAINPERFREEFEGPPLPPERSSKDFCKIPLDELVVPNPDFPVPSLYLLSDKEVREIVQQSLSVGNFAARLLVRLFPELFTPENLRLQYNHSGACNKKQLDPIRLRLIRHYVEAVYPVEKMEEVWHYECIPSIDERCRRPNRKKCDILKKAKKAKK
- the BEND3 gene encoding BEN domain-containing protein 3 isoform X1, whose translation is MNSAEITDDDEVKIPKKNVVKVETENEDEALDCSVTSRSAEKHSLDGAVTCLQDSNKRKQTSLGCDGSGSQQDVLPSVKKRRFTQEGPLSNMKNRDTGSPTQVNAEQPNKNKNPNVTWLCEEESFSDITTPSYKKPLYGISHKITEKKNPPGAEQFASYELFEKINPSSPSHLRTLNDQRKRDSAAAIAVTAATADSDPNIYSLIQKMFYTLNTLNTNMTQLHSKVDLLSLEVSRIKKQVSPAESVADFKPPPEYQLTSAELKQIMDQSTSGGDLACRLLVQLFPELFSDDEFSRSCSACGFLNKRKLESLHLQLIRNYVEVCYPSVKNTAVWQVECLPQVNDFFNRFWAQREMENSQQNVQSSSFYETEQVESSHFMEDKEQEEALSLDRSNAIASDYMLDAQDLNEFLDEASSPGEFSVFLLHRLFPELFDHRKLAERYSCFGDSGKQLLDPHRLQIIRRYTEIYFPDVQEEEAWLQQCVQRINDELENTYMDGSECDQMRDDCYDSSSLPDDVSIIKVEDSFEYEKPGRRSKKIWLVPIDFDKLDFPPPDFDVPVPDYLLNKEQIKSIYESSLSIGNFASRLLVLLFPELFTHENLRKQYNCSGSLGKKQLDPTRIKLIRHYVQILYPRAKNDRVWTLEFVGKLDERCRRRDTEQRRTYQQQRKIHVPGPDRREFLSYAINPERFREEFEGPPLPPERSSKDFCKIPLDELVVPNPDFPVPSLYLLSDKEVREIVQQSLSVGNFAARLLVRLFPELFTPENLRLQYNHSGACNKKQLDPIRLRLIRHYVEAVYPVEKMEEVWHYECIPSIDERCRRPNRKKCDILKKAKKAKK
- the BEND3 gene encoding BEN domain-containing protein 3 isoform X3, yielding MPVGPLSNMKNRDTGSPTQVNAEQPNKNKNPNVTWLCEEESFSDITTPSYKKPLYGISHKITEKKNPPGAEQFASYELFEKINPSSPSHLRTLNDQRKRDSAAAIAVTAATADSDPNIYSLIQKMFYTLNTLNTNMTQLHSKVDLLSLEVSRIKKQVSPAESVADFKPPPEYQLTSAELKQIMDQSTSGGDLACRLLVQLFPELFSDDEFSRSCSACGFLNKRKLESLHLQLIRNYVEVCYPSVKNTAVWQVECLPQVNDFFNRFWAQREMENSQQNVQSSSFYETEQVESSHFMEDKEQEEALSLDRSNAIASDYMLDAQDLNEFLDEASSPGEFSVFLLHRLFPELFDHRKLAERYSCFGDSGKQLLDPHRLQIIRRYTEIYFPDVQEEEAWLQQCVQRINDELENTYMDGSECDQMRDDCYDSSSLPDDVSIIKVEDSFEYEKPGRRSKKIWLVPIDFDKLDFPPPDFDVPVPDYLLNKEQIKSIYESSLSIGNFASRLLVLLFPELFTHENLRKQYNCSGSLGKKQLDPTRIKLIRHYVQILYPRAKNDRVWTLEFVGKLDERCRRRDTEQRRTYQQQRKIHVPGPDRREFLSYAINPERFREEFEGPPLPPERSSKDFCKIPLDELVVPNPDFPVPSLYLLSDKEVREIVQQSLSVGNFAARLLVRLFPELFTPENLRLQYNHSGACNKKQLDPIRLRLIRHYVEAVYPVEKMEEVWHYECIPSIDERCRRPNRKKCDILKKAKKAKK
- the BEND3 gene encoding BEN domain-containing protein 3 isoform X2, which encodes MMMKGPLSNMKNRDTGSPTQVNAEQPNKNKNPNVTWLCEEESFSDITTPSYKKPLYGISHKITEKKNPPGAEQFASYELFEKINPSSPSHLRTLNDQRKRDSAAAIAVTAATADSDPNIYSLIQKMFYTLNTLNTNMTQLHSKVDLLSLEVSRIKKQVSPAESVADFKPPPEYQLTSAELKQIMDQSTSGGDLACRLLVQLFPELFSDDEFSRSCSACGFLNKRKLESLHLQLIRNYVEVCYPSVKNTAVWQVECLPQVNDFFNRFWAQREMENSQQNVQSSSFYETEQVESSHFMEDKEQEEALSLDRSNAIASDYMLDAQDLNEFLDEASSPGEFSVFLLHRLFPELFDHRKLAERYSCFGDSGKQLLDPHRLQIIRRYTEIYFPDVQEEEAWLQQCVQRINDELENTYMDGSECDQMRDDCYDSSSLPDDVSIIKVEDSFEYEKPGRRSKKIWLVPIDFDKLDFPPPDFDVPVPDYLLNKEQIKSIYESSLSIGNFASRLLVLLFPELFTHENLRKQYNCSGSLGKKQLDPTRIKLIRHYVQILYPRAKNDRVWTLEFVGKLDERCRRRDTEQRRTYQQQRKIHVPGPDRREFLSYAINPERFREEFEGPPLPPERSSKDFCKIPLDELVVPNPDFPVPSLYLLSDKEVREIVQQSLSVGNFAARLLVRLFPELFTPENLRLQYNHSGACNKKQLDPIRLRLIRHYVEAVYPVEKMEEVWHYECIPSIDERCRRPNRKKCDILKKAKKAKK